One genomic segment of Arachis duranensis cultivar V14167 chromosome 4, aradu.V14167.gnm2.J7QH, whole genome shotgun sequence includes these proteins:
- the LOC107482509 gene encoding ylmG homolog protein 1-2, chloroplastic: MATAMTMTMAFSPATMASKTHMVCLTHPPLRQYRHRYTQPSLSLTPLRRNFNPVIVASTSTQSDAEGAQHLLEGSTRTLTTVFGMALLALRTFCHQLLPMSMSMSSVGPLFFASLRDRPSGSLNTPLTVVAAGLGKWLDIYSGVLMVRVLLSWFPNIPWEKQPLSAIRDLCDPYLNLFRNIIPPVFDTLDVSPLLAFAVLGTLGSILNTAVA; encoded by the coding sequence ATGGCGACGGCGATGACGATGACGATGGCGTTCTCCCCAGCAACAATGGCTTCCAAGACTCACATGGTCTGCCTCACGCACCCACCCCTGCGTCAATACCGACACAGATACACACAACCCTCACTCTCTCTCACTCCTCTCCGCCGCAACTTCAATCCCGTAATTGTCGCCTCCACATCCACGCAAAGCGACGCCGAGGGAGCACAGCACCTTCTGGAAGGTTCCACCCGCACCCTCACTACCGTCTTCGGGATGGCCCTACTCGCCCTCAGAACCTTCTGCCATCAGCTTCTTCCGATGTCCATGTCCATGTCTTCGGTAGGGCCTCTGTTCTTCGCGTCGCTACGGGACAGGCCTAGCGGGTCGCTGAACACGCCGCTGACAGTGGTGGCGGCGGGGCTGGGGAAGTGGCTGGACATATACAGCGGAGTTCTGATGGTTAGGGTTCTACTGAGTTGGTTCCCGAACATCCCGTGGGAGAAGCAGCCACTGTCCGCCATCAGAGACCTGTGCGACCCGTACCTGAACCTGTTCCGCAACATCATTCCCCCTGTTTTCGACACCCTCGACGTCAGCCCCCTCCTCGCCTTCGCCGTCTTGGGCACCCTTGGCTCCATTCTCAACACCGCCGTCGCTTAG
- the LOC107482362 gene encoding ubiquitin receptor RAD23b, with product MKLTVKTLKGSHFEIRVQPSDTIMAVKKNIEDVQGKDNYPCGQQLLIHNGKVLKDETTLAENKVSEDGFLVVMLSKVVYSFMKTFSNYNTLPSSKPASNPPAAVSTSNSTPAPEPPAQTQAANNSTSGPAVTTTNTNVSADTYGQAASNLVGGSNLEQTIQQIMDMGGGNWDRDTVTRALRAAYNNPERAIDYLYSGIPEAAEVAVPVPQFPGSQTTETAGVTAGAVPGLPNSSPLNMFPQETISGAGPGLGSLDFLRNNPQFQALRSMVQSNPQILQPVLQELGKQNPNLLRLIQEHHAEFLQLINEPVEGSEGDIFDQPEQDMPHAINVTPAEQEAIARLEALGFDRASVIEAFLACDRDEQLAANYLLENAGDFED from the exons ATGAAACTCACTGTTAAGACTTTGAAAGGCAGCCATTTCGAAATTAGGGTTCAGCCATCCGACACT ATTATGGCTGTCAAGAAGAATATAGAAGATGTGCAAGGCAAAGATAATTACCCATGTGGACAACAGTTGCTTATTCACAATGGCAAGGTTTTGAAAGATGAAACAACATTAGCAGAGAACAAGGTCTCTGAGGATGGTTTTCTTGTTGTTATGCTTAGCAAGGTAGTTTATTCCTTCAtgaaaactttttcaaattataacaCCCTTCCTTCCTCAAAA CCTGCCAGCAATCCACCTGCAGCTGTATCAACCTCAAATTCCACGCCTGCTCCTGAACCTCCTGCACAAACTCA GGCTGCGAATAACAGTACATCTGGCCCAGCTGTCACAACTACAAATACAAA CGTGTCTGCAGATACTTATGGTCAGGCTGCTTCAAATTTAGTTGGTGGTAGTAATCTTGAGCAGACTATTCAACAAATTATGGACATGGGAGGTGGCAACTGGGACAGAGATACAGTTACTCGTGCTCTTCGGGCAGCTTACAATAATCCAGAGCGTGCTATAGACTATTTGTACTCT GGTATCCCCGAAGCAGCAGAAGTTGCTGTACCAGTTCCTCAATTCCCAGGTAGTCAGACAACTGAAACAGCTGGGGTCACTGCTGGAGCAGTTCCTGGACTACCTAACTCATCTCCCTTAAATATGTTTCCACAG GAGACAATTTCTGGTGCTGGTCCTGGACTAGGATCTCTTGACTTCCTCAGAAACAATCCCCAG tttcAAGCATTGCGTTCAATGGTGCAATCAAATCCACAAATTTTACAG CCTGTACTTCAAGAACTTGGAAAGCAGAATCCCAATCTTTTAAGACTCATTCAAGAACATCATGCTGAGTTTCTACAGTTGATAAATGAACCTGTTGAGGGATCTGAAGG TGATATATTTGACCAGCCTGAGCAGGACATGCCTCATGCCATCAATGTGACTCCAGCTGAGCAGGAGGCAATTGCAAGG CTTGAGGCATTGGGATTTGATAGAGCCTCGGTCATAGAGGCGTTTTTGGCATGTGACCGGGATGAACAATTGGCAGCGAATTACTTATTGGAGAATGCTGGAGATTTTGAGGATTAA